Proteins from one Syntrophaceae bacterium genomic window:
- a CDS encoding sigma 54-interacting transcriptional regulator translates to MSIHSFEELAALHAIAKILAQPWDLRDQLERVLNEMNVRLGMERGMISLLDRDTGEAWLDVAHGVNLDGLEITYRVGEGITGKVAQTGRPMAIPNLGREALFLDRTGARRYLNREELAFLCVPIMYDNRVVGILSADKGAGSVIDLDRELAMLTAVAELIAKAVHILALEEENRRLRRIINQGRSPSVDFIGHSKGMQEVFGLVSHVADSGTTVLILGETGTGKELVARAIHMNSPHGKGPLVQVNCAAIPDTLMESELFGHEKGAFTGALRQRRGRFEEANNGTIFLDEVSELSAAAQAKLLRVLQEKQFQPLGSSRLIHTNARVVAATNRRLEECIAGGQFRSDLYYRLSVFPIYLPPLRERGNDIILLADHFVLKYSQELGKPVKRISTAVVEAFLAHPWPGNVRELENCIERAVLLAEADSIEIMHLPPSLQTKTRDGEKKDSGRLSSVVEAQERTLIVDALKETSGNQSQAARLLGTTKRIIQYKIQKLGIDPRKYRQKGRRADGSGEGIRDGV, encoded by the coding sequence GTGAGCATCCATAGTTTCGAAGAACTGGCGGCCCTCCATGCCATCGCCAAGATCCTGGCCCAGCCTTGGGATTTGCGGGATCAGCTCGAACGCGTCCTCAACGAGATGAATGTCCGGCTGGGGATGGAACGCGGCATGATTTCGCTCCTCGACCGTGACACCGGAGAGGCGTGGCTGGACGTCGCCCATGGCGTCAACCTCGACGGCCTGGAGATCACCTACCGTGTGGGGGAGGGGATCACCGGCAAGGTGGCCCAAACGGGCCGTCCCATGGCGATCCCCAACCTGGGCAGGGAGGCCCTGTTTCTCGACCGGACGGGGGCCCGGCGTTATCTGAACCGCGAAGAGCTGGCGTTCCTGTGCGTCCCCATCATGTACGACAACCGGGTCGTTGGCATCCTGTCTGCCGACAAGGGCGCCGGTTCCGTGATCGATCTGGATCGTGAACTTGCCATGCTTACAGCCGTGGCGGAGTTGATTGCCAAGGCGGTGCACATCCTGGCGCTGGAAGAAGAAAACCGGCGGCTTCGCCGGATCATCAACCAGGGGCGGTCTCCTTCCGTTGATTTCATTGGGCATTCCAAGGGGATGCAGGAGGTCTTCGGGCTCGTCAGCCATGTGGCCGACTCGGGCACAACGGTCCTGATCCTGGGGGAGACGGGAACCGGGAAGGAGCTGGTGGCCCGGGCGATCCACATGAACAGCCCCCACGGCAAGGGCCCCCTGGTCCAGGTGAACTGCGCCGCGATTCCCGATACCCTCATGGAAAGCGAGCTTTTCGGTCACGAGAAGGGCGCCTTTACGGGGGCGCTTCGCCAGCGCCGGGGCCGCTTCGAGGAGGCCAACAACGGCACCATTTTCCTCGACGAGGTATCGGAACTCTCCGCCGCCGCCCAGGCCAAACTGCTGCGGGTTCTCCAGGAAAAGCAGTTCCAGCCCCTGGGCTCGTCCCGGCTGATCCACACGAACGCCCGGGTCGTCGCAGCCACCAACCGCCGCCTGGAGGAATGCATCGCCGGCGGCCAGTTCCGGTCCGACCTCTACTACCGGTTGAGCGTCTTCCCGATCTACCTGCCGCCACTCCGGGAGCGGGGCAATGACATCATCCTCCTGGCGGATCACTTCGTACTGAAGTATTCGCAGGAACTGGGAAAACCGGTGAAACGGATCTCCACGGCCGTCGTCGAGGCCTTCCTGGCCCATCCCTGGCCGGGCAACGTCCGGGAACTGGAAAACTGCATTGAGCGGGCCGTCCTGCTCGCGGAGGCGGATTCCATTGAAATCATGCATCTTCCTCCCTCCTTGCAGACCAAAACCCGGGACGGCGAGAAGAAGGACTCGGGACGGCTCAGTTCCGTCGTCGAGGCCCAGGAACGGACACTGATCGTCGACGCCCTCAAGGAGACCAGCGGTAACCAGAGCCAGGCGGCGAGGCTCCTGGGAACGACGAAGCGGATCATCCAGTACAAGATCCAGAAACTGGGCATCGATCCCCGGAAATACCGGCAGAAGGGGCGCAGAGCCGACGGATCGGGCGAGGGCATCCGGGACGGGGTCTGA
- a CDS encoding glutamate synthase — MCRLFAITSREPLSPMTAVHALNVMKEGHDGSGMGLFLTDLGGSFERFRGSPILSGIFSNEGLRTLDRYLMDLDFTVKYKLSIRPAQIPPTGTPKRDNYVIRAYDYPPDWLTLTQEEREHRLMLTRLRLRQMGEADGSMLVFSFWPDVIMIKEVGDPMELADYLGLDHEELQARVILAQGRQNTNYAINIYACHPFFIQGFATMTNGENTAFVPIREFLTSRNYAGYTGYQSDSEVFTHILHYTQKNLGLGLDLYKHIITPLKDGELGHHPNGTKLKQIKQACRPLIIDGPNCVIGCLPDKTVFMVQDSKKLRPGIVGGSPGLFAFSSEVCGLDAAIPARNKSIDIQPMKYDTVMIPPGREEVIRWNQWER; from the coding sequence ATGTGCCGTCTGTTTGCCATAACCAGCCGGGAGCCCCTCTCCCCCATGACGGCCGTCCATGCCCTGAACGTCATGAAGGAAGGGCACGACGGCTCCGGAATGGGCCTGTTCCTGACGGACCTCGGGGGCAGCTTCGAGCGTTTCCGGGGCTCTCCCATTCTCTCGGGCATCTTTTCCAACGAAGGGCTTCGCACCCTGGACCGGTACCTGATGGACCTGGACTTCACCGTCAAGTACAAGCTCTCCATCCGGCCGGCCCAGATTCCGCCAACCGGAACGCCGAAACGGGACAATTATGTAATTCGCGCCTATGACTACCCGCCGGACTGGCTCACCCTGACGCAGGAAGAGAGGGAGCATCGCCTGATGCTGACCCGTCTCCGCCTCCGCCAGATGGGAGAGGCCGACGGTTCCATGCTGGTCTTCAGCTTCTGGCCCGATGTGATCATGATCAAGGAGGTCGGGGATCCCATGGAGCTGGCCGATTACCTGGGGCTCGACCACGAAGAGCTACAGGCCCGGGTGATCCTGGCCCAGGGACGGCAGAACACCAATTACGCCATCAACATCTACGCTTGCCACCCTTTCTTCATCCAGGGCTTCGCGACCATGACCAACGGCGAGAACACGGCCTTCGTGCCCATCCGGGAGTTCCTGACCTCCCGGAATTACGCGGGATACACAGGATACCAGTCCGATTCGGAGGTGTTCACCCATATCCTGCACTATACCCAGAAGAATCTCGGGCTCGGGCTCGACCTGTACAAGCACATCATCACACCCCTGAAGGACGGGGAACTCGGGCACCATCCGAATGGTACAAAATTGAAACAGATCAAGCAGGCCTGCCGTCCTCTCATCATCGACGGCCCGAACTGCGTGATCGGCTGCCTTCCCGATAAGACCGTCTTCATGGTCCAGGACAGCAAAAAGCTTCGTCCCGGCATCGTGGGCGGCAGCCCGGGCCTGTTCGCCTTCTCCTCGGAGGTCTGCGGCCTCGACGCAGCGATCCCTGCCCGGAACAAGAGCATCGACATTCAACCCATGAAATACGACACGGTCATGATCCCGCCCGGTCGGGAGGAGGTGATTCGATGGAATCAATGGGAACGCTGA
- a CDS encoding 4Fe-4S binding protein: MESMGTLTPSTLSRTDLPWQIAWSREKCTLCGRCTAVCPVRAVELGVHRKRVVKVDLGLAEKPGNVFGVYHGIRQKTDPAFACIGCGMCDLVCPNGAIRPVRSGEPDKLRFHNNTGGVPRRRGGRRNDPRSLLDEIKFIRISMLTDPALDAGRHDFELRTLLGRILPPEELVRTIENNGWIPPVREIYPLIIGSMSFGALSPNMWEGLQMGVAYLNEEMGMPVRMCTGEGGCPPRLLRSRFLKYVILQIASGYFGWDEIVHALPEMKEDPCAIEIKYGQGAKPGDGGLLMWYKVNRLIAAIRGVPTGVSLPSPPTHQTKYSIEESVAKMTQSMAMAWGFRVPVYPKISATSTTLAVLNNLTRNPYAAGLAMDGEDGGTGAAYNVSMNTMGHPIASNIRDAYLNLVKVGKQNEIPLFAGGGIGKNGNLAANAAALIMLGASGVQIGKYIMQAAAGCLGSETDRCNICNVGLCPKGITSQDPRLYRRLDPEQVAQRVVDTFLSFDTELKKIVAPLGRSTSLPIGMSDALGIADAAAAERLRISHVI, translated from the coding sequence ATGGAATCAATGGGAACGCTGACACCCTCCACCCTGAGCCGGACCGATCTGCCCTGGCAGATTGCCTGGAGCAGGGAAAAATGCACGCTCTGCGGCCGGTGCACGGCCGTCTGCCCCGTTCGTGCCGTCGAGCTGGGAGTGCACCGGAAGCGGGTTGTCAAAGTCGACCTGGGCCTTGCGGAAAAACCGGGAAACGTCTTCGGCGTCTATCACGGCATCCGTCAGAAGACCGATCCGGCCTTCGCCTGCATCGGCTGCGGCATGTGCGACCTCGTCTGCCCCAACGGGGCCATCCGGCCCGTCCGGAGCGGCGAACCCGACAAGCTCCGCTTCCATAACAACACAGGCGGAGTTCCACGCCGGCGCGGCGGGAGGCGCAACGATCCACGGAGCCTGCTCGACGAGATCAAGTTCATCCGCATCTCCATGCTCACGGACCCGGCACTGGACGCCGGCCGTCACGACTTCGAGCTACGCACCCTCCTGGGCCGGATCCTGCCCCCGGAGGAACTGGTCAGAACCATCGAGAACAACGGCTGGATTCCCCCCGTGCGGGAGATCTACCCGCTCATCATCGGCAGCATGTCCTTCGGGGCCCTCTCGCCGAATATGTGGGAAGGACTCCAGATGGGGGTGGCCTACCTGAACGAGGAGATGGGCATGCCCGTCCGCATGTGCACGGGCGAAGGGGGCTGCCCCCCAAGGCTTCTGCGCTCCCGGTTCCTCAAATACGTCATCCTGCAGATCGCCAGCGGCTACTTCGGGTGGGACGAGATCGTCCATGCCCTGCCGGAGATGAAGGAAGACCCCTGTGCCATCGAGATCAAGTACGGCCAGGGGGCGAAGCCCGGCGACGGCGGCCTCCTGATGTGGTACAAGGTGAACAGGCTGATTGCCGCCATCCGGGGCGTCCCCACGGGAGTGAGCCTGCCCAGCCCCCCGACGCACCAGACGAAATACTCCATCGAGGAATCCGTGGCGAAGATGACCCAGTCCATGGCCATGGCCTGGGGGTTCCGGGTCCCCGTGTATCCCAAGATCTCCGCCACGAGCACCACCCTGGCCGTTCTGAACAACCTGACCCGGAATCCCTACGCGGCAGGCCTCGCCATGGACGGGGAGGACGGCGGCACCGGGGCCGCTTACAACGTATCCATGAACACGATGGGCCATCCGATCGCCAGCAACATCCGGGACGCCTACCTGAACCTGGTAAAAGTCGGGAAACAGAATGAAATTCCCCTCTTCGCCGGCGGTGGCATCGGCAAGAACGGAAACCTCGCCGCCAACGCCGCCGCCCTCATCATGCTGGGGGCCAGCGGGGTCCAGATCGGCAAATACATCATGCAGGCCGCAGCGGGTTGTCTCGGCTCCGAGACGGACCGCTGCAACATATGCAACGTCGGCCTCTGTCCCAAGGGCATCACCTCACAGGATCCTCGCCTTTACCGTCGCCTGGACCCGGAGCAGGTCGCCCAGCGGGTCGTGGACACGTTTCTGAGCTTCGACACGGAACTGAAAAAGATTGTGGCCCCCCTGGGCCGCTCGACATCCTTGCCGATCGGCATGTCCGACGCCTTGGGCATCGCCGATGCGGCAGCGGCCGAGCGGCTCCGGATCAGCCACGTCATATAG
- a CDS encoding phosphoenolpyruvate synthase, with amino-acid sequence MVTFSRVSTGIEGLDNILNYLQTGDNVVLQVDDIEDYRSFVLPFVKTALENKERVVYMRFARHAPLLEATGQVTIYKLNADMGFESFSTQVHNIIRQEGQDVFYVFDCLSDLLHAWATDLMIGNFFVITCPYLFELNTVAYFAILRSRHSFKTIARIRETTQVLLDIYNYKGKLCVHPLKAWHRYSPTMFLPHIQTNGRFTPIMNSVDATNLFSFLAHKGSTGAERNLDYWDRIFLQARELAQDPKAGGAKSSMVEQLSRVLIGREKRMLTLAKDFFNLEDLLEIEERLIGTGFIGGKSVGMLLARNILRHDRSFDWNAKLERHDSFYIGSDVFYSYIVQNGWWKLLMAQKTKEGYFESAGELRNVMLRGVFPDEVREQFQLMLEYFGQSPIIVRSSSLLEDAFGNAFAGKYESYFCANQGTPEQRYEHFEEAVRRIFASTMNVDALTYRFQRGLDQQDEQMALLVQRVSGSYRKHYFFPELAGVGLSHNTFVWKQGLDPKAGMLRLVLGLGTRAVNRVENDYPRIVALDDPLLKAHSGSGDARRFSQHDVDALNLEENRFQSLPLEQVVREDLDARLDLVGTRDMEAADRLRALGRPETDSWILTFDELLSTTDFSDTMSRMLKTLEQVYAYPVDIEFTANFSAQGNLQVNLLQCRPFQTRGQTVQVDIPARIRKDRVLLRQEGNFMGGSVSQPISRVIYIDPQGYTKLSLSEKYDVARLIGRLNKLVENREETPTALLGPGRWGTTTPAMGVPVTFSEINNITVIAEIAYRDGSLIPDLSFGTHFFQDLVEMEIFYMAIYPEKEKVFFNTAWMETFPNRLKDLSPRDGAYEEVVRVYEVQERHLRLMSNVVTQQLIVYARE; translated from the coding sequence ATGGTAACTTTTTCCCGGGTAAGCACCGGTATCGAGGGGCTGGACAACATCCTCAACTATCTGCAGACGGGTGACAATGTCGTGCTCCAGGTGGATGACATTGAGGACTACCGTTCCTTCGTCCTTCCTTTCGTCAAAACGGCCCTGGAGAATAAAGAACGGGTCGTCTACATGCGCTTCGCCCGCCATGCGCCGCTCCTGGAGGCCACCGGCCAGGTGACCATCTACAAGCTCAACGCCGACATGGGGTTCGAGTCTTTCTCCACGCAGGTCCATAACATCATTCGCCAGGAGGGGCAGGACGTCTTCTACGTTTTCGACTGTCTTTCGGATCTCCTCCATGCCTGGGCAACCGACCTCATGATCGGGAATTTCTTCGTTATTACATGTCCTTATCTCTTCGAGCTGAATACCGTTGCTTATTTCGCCATTCTCCGGAGCCGCCATTCCTTCAAGACGATCGCCCGGATCCGGGAGACCACCCAGGTGCTTCTGGACATCTATAACTACAAGGGAAAGCTCTGCGTTCACCCCCTCAAGGCCTGGCATCGCTATTCGCCGACCATGTTCCTTCCCCATATCCAGACCAACGGCCGCTTTACGCCGATCATGAACAGCGTGGACGCCACGAACCTGTTCTCTTTTCTGGCCCACAAGGGATCCACCGGTGCCGAGCGGAACCTGGATTACTGGGACCGCATCTTTTTGCAGGCCCGGGAACTTGCCCAGGATCCCAAGGCAGGGGGCGCAAAGAGCAGCATGGTAGAGCAGTTGTCCCGGGTCCTTATCGGCCGGGAAAAGCGGATGCTGACCCTGGCAAAGGACTTCTTCAACCTGGAGGATCTGCTGGAGATCGAGGAGCGCCTCATCGGCACGGGGTTCATCGGCGGAAAATCCGTCGGCATGCTTCTGGCCCGGAACATCCTCCGCCATGACCGGTCCTTCGACTGGAACGCCAAGCTGGAGCGTCACGACTCCTTCTATATCGGTTCCGATGTCTTTTATTCCTATATCGTCCAGAACGGCTGGTGGAAGCTCCTGATGGCCCAGAAGACCAAGGAAGGCTACTTCGAGAGCGCCGGGGAACTGAGAAATGTCATGCTCCGGGGCGTTTTTCCTGATGAAGTCCGGGAGCAGTTCCAGCTAATGCTCGAGTACTTCGGACAGTCTCCCATCATCGTCCGCTCCAGCAGCCTCCTGGAGGACGCCTTCGGGAACGCCTTTGCCGGCAAGTATGAAAGCTATTTCTGCGCCAACCAGGGAACGCCGGAGCAGCGTTACGAGCACTTCGAGGAGGCGGTGCGCCGAATCTTCGCCAGCACCATGAACGTTGACGCCTTGACCTACCGGTTTCAGCGGGGCCTGGACCAGCAGGATGAGCAGATGGCCCTCCTGGTTCAGCGGGTGTCCGGATCATACAGGAAACACTATTTTTTCCCGGAACTGGCCGGTGTCGGGCTTTCCCACAACACCTTCGTCTGGAAACAGGGCCTGGATCCCAAGGCGGGGATGCTCCGGCTGGTCCTGGGGCTGGGAACCCGGGCGGTCAACCGGGTGGAAAACGATTATCCGCGTATCGTGGCCCTGGACGATCCCCTGCTGAAAGCCCATTCGGGCTCTGGTGACGCCCGGCGATTCTCCCAGCATGATGTGGATGCCCTCAACCTGGAGGAGAACCGCTTCCAGTCGCTGCCGCTGGAACAGGTGGTCCGGGAGGATCTCGACGCACGGCTGGATCTGGTGGGCACCCGGGACATGGAGGCCGCGGACCGTCTGCGGGCCCTGGGAAGGCCGGAAACGGACAGCTGGATCCTGACCTTCGACGAACTCCTCTCGACGACGGACTTTTCCGATACCATGTCACGGATGCTCAAGACCCTGGAGCAAGTCTACGCGTATCCGGTGGACATCGAGTTCACGGCCAACTTCAGCGCCCAGGGAAACCTGCAGGTCAACCTGCTTCAGTGCCGTCCGTTTCAGACGCGGGGCCAAACGGTCCAGGTGGACATCCCGGCGCGGATCCGGAAGGACCGGGTGCTCCTCCGCCAGGAAGGCAACTTCATGGGAGGAAGCGTCTCACAGCCCATTTCCCGTGTAATTTACATCGATCCCCAAGGGTATACAAAATTGTCCCTCTCGGAAAAGTACGACGTGGCCCGCCTCATCGGCCGTCTCAACAAGCTGGTGGAGAACCGCGAGGAAACGCCCACGGCCCTCCTGGGACCGGGTCGCTGGGGAACGACGACGCCGGCCATGGGGGTTCCCGTGACCTTCTCGGAGATCAACAACATCACCGTCATTGCCGAGATCGCCTACCGGGACGGGAGCCTGATTCCCGACCTCTCCTTTGGAACACATTTCTTCCAGGATCTCGTGGAGATGGAGATCTTCTACATGGCTATCTATCCTGAAAAGGAGAAAGTCTTCTTCAACACGGCCTGGATGGAGACCTTTCCGAACCGCCTGAAGGACCTGTCCCCCCGGGACGGTGCCTACGAAGAGGTGGTCCGGGTGTATGAAGTGCAGGAGCGCCATCTGAGGCTCATGTCGAATGTCGTGACACAGCAGTTGATCGTTTACGCCCGGGAATGA
- a CDS encoding FAD-dependent oxidoreductase, translating into MYKPTIVLPGVIQGVRVDSRDLEANLQKAVQNGHRCIEVHAYGQHGIGGRLWKGGGDEIMIRILGSSGQRVGSMGFPNTTIDVFGPVSDDVGWLNAGATILVRGHATNGAGNAMAQGRIYVAGDIGARGMTMTKHNPRFAPPELWVLGSAGDSFAEFMAGGTAVVCGHGTTRIENTLGYRPCVGMVSGRIFFRGPHRGFSEQDARLTEPDDEDWQWLLDNLLTFLKNIGRTELYPVLISDRSEWHLLVARKPFEKTGSTARTMTRFVRESWDGELGKGGLIGDLTDIPRSMIDVIATGDLRRYVPHWENEKHLPPCQASCPTGIPVQKRWALIRKGRMAEAVDLALTYTPFPATVCGHLCPNLCIQGCTRQAARLPALDVALLGKASLEAKTPSPAPSTGKTVAVIGGGPAGLSAAWQLWMMGHSPVIYEREKRLGGKITATIPRTRIPDDVVIHELQRVQEQIPTTHLKKPLTKEAFRTLKGKHDIVVIAPGAQKARKIPVPGKERALAALDFLKDSKEGQASVGERVVIIGAGNVGCDAAAEASRLGAREITLVDIQEPASFGPERREAEAAGARFLWPRMTKAVTEKGVELADGEVLPADTVIMAVGDAPDLGFLPEDIVLEKGFVAVNERYQSSDPQVFAIGDAVRPGLLTEAIGAGRIAARAIDDLLQGRQDTYDRLPAISTSRVHLEYYDPLIPTAGDLGSCSTACASCGACRDCGLCETLCPGQAISRRSLEGDSYEYVVDGDRCIGCGFCADACPCGIWELAENAPIE; encoded by the coding sequence CTGTATAAACCGACGATCGTCCTCCCCGGCGTGATCCAGGGCGTCCGGGTGGATTCCAGGGATCTGGAGGCGAACCTGCAAAAGGCCGTCCAGAACGGACACCGCTGCATCGAGGTCCACGCATACGGCCAGCACGGCATCGGCGGTCGCCTCTGGAAGGGCGGCGGAGACGAGATCATGATCCGCATCCTCGGCTCGTCCGGCCAGCGGGTGGGGTCCATGGGCTTTCCCAACACCACGATCGATGTCTTCGGCCCCGTTTCCGACGATGTCGGCTGGCTGAACGCGGGCGCGACCATCCTCGTCCGGGGCCATGCCACCAACGGGGCGGGCAACGCCATGGCCCAGGGCAGGATTTACGTCGCCGGCGACATCGGCGCCCGGGGCATGACCATGACGAAGCACAACCCCCGCTTTGCCCCCCCCGAGTTGTGGGTCCTGGGCAGCGCGGGAGACTCCTTCGCGGAGTTCATGGCCGGGGGAACCGCCGTGGTCTGCGGTCACGGCACGACGAGGATCGAGAACACCCTCGGCTACCGCCCCTGCGTCGGAATGGTGAGCGGCCGGATCTTTTTCCGTGGGCCCCATCGGGGATTCAGCGAGCAGGATGCCCGGCTTACCGAACCCGACGACGAGGATTGGCAGTGGCTTCTCGACAACCTTCTCACCTTTCTGAAGAACATCGGCCGCACGGAGCTCTATCCGGTCCTGATATCGGACCGCTCGGAATGGCACCTCCTTGTGGCCCGCAAGCCTTTTGAAAAGACGGGAAGCACGGCTCGGACGATGACACGGTTCGTCCGGGAAAGCTGGGACGGGGAACTTGGAAAAGGCGGCCTGATCGGCGACCTGACGGACATCCCCCGTTCGATGATCGACGTCATCGCCACCGGCGACCTGCGCCGCTACGTGCCCCACTGGGAAAACGAAAAACATCTCCCCCCGTGCCAGGCCTCCTGCCCGACGGGAATCCCCGTACAGAAGCGGTGGGCCCTGATCCGAAAGGGCCGGATGGCGGAGGCCGTGGACCTGGCGCTGACCTACACACCCTTCCCTGCCACCGTCTGCGGTCACCTCTGCCCCAACCTGTGCATCCAGGGATGCACCCGGCAAGCGGCCCGCCTTCCGGCACTGGACGTGGCTCTGCTGGGGAAGGCTTCCCTGGAGGCAAAGACGCCGTCTCCCGCCCCTTCGACCGGAAAGACCGTCGCCGTCATCGGCGGCGGGCCGGCGGGGCTATCCGCGGCCTGGCAGCTCTGGATGATGGGACATTCGCCGGTCATCTACGAGAGGGAGAAGCGGCTGGGAGGGAAGATCACCGCCACCATCCCCCGGACGAGAATCCCCGACGATGTAGTGATCCACGAACTCCAGCGGGTCCAGGAACAGATCCCAACGACCCACCTGAAAAAGCCTCTCACAAAGGAGGCGTTCCGGACCCTCAAGGGCAAGCACGACATCGTGGTCATCGCGCCTGGGGCCCAGAAAGCCAGGAAAATCCCCGTGCCGGGCAAGGAACGGGCCCTGGCGGCACTGGATTTTCTCAAAGACAGCAAGGAAGGGCAAGCCTCCGTGGGCGAGCGCGTGGTGATCATCGGCGCCGGCAACGTGGGGTGTGACGCCGCGGCGGAGGCCAGCCGGCTCGGAGCCCGGGAAATCACCCTGGTGGACATTCAGGAGCCGGCATCCTTCGGGCCCGAACGCCGGGAGGCCGAGGCCGCGGGGGCGCGCTTTCTCTGGCCGCGAATGACGAAGGCCGTCACGGAGAAGGGTGTGGAGCTGGCCGACGGCGAAGTCTTACCGGCGGACACCGTCATTATGGCCGTCGGCGACGCGCCGGACCTCGGGTTCCTTCCCGAGGACATCGTCCTGGAGAAGGGTTTCGTGGCCGTCAACGAGCGGTACCAGAGCTCCGATCCCCAGGTCTTCGCCATCGGAGACGCGGTGCGGCCCGGCCTCCTGACGGAGGCCATCGGGGCCGGCAGGATCGCCGCCCGGGCCATCGACGACCTGCTCCAGGGCCGGCAGGACACCTATGACCGTTTACCCGCCATTTCAACCTCGCGGGTGCACCTGGAGTACTACGACCCGCTGATCCCGACGGCGGGAGACCTGGGCAGCTGTTCCACCGCGTGTGCTTCCTGCGGCGCCTGCCGGGACTGCGGCCTCTGTGAAACCCTCTGTCCGGGCCAGGCGATTTCAAGGCGTAGCCTCGAGGGAGACTCCTACGAATATGTTGTGGACGGGGACCGCTGTATCGGCTGCGGGTTCTGCGCCGACGCCTGTCCCTGCGGCATCTGGGAGCTTGCAGAGAACGCCCCTATCGAATAA
- the gdhA gene encoding NADP-specific glutamate dehydrogenase yields the protein MSVISDVLAKVKQLDPDQPEFHQAVAEVMETLEPTTKRHPEFVKANIYERIVEPERTMMFRVPWVDDKGNVRVNRGFRVQFNNAIGPFKGGLRFHPSVNLGIIKFLGFEQIFKNSLTTLPMGGGKGGSDFDPKGKSDGEVMRFCQAFMRELFRHVGAETDVPAGDIGVGGREIGYLFGYYKKIRNEHTGVLTGKALEYGGSLVRPEATGYGTTYFAAEMLATRGLDFKGKTVAISGAGNVAQYAIEKVNQLGGKVISLCDSSATIIDEAGIDQNKCDFVMELKNVKRGRIKEYADKYNTCCVEGSNVWDVIRDQGIKVDIALPCATQNELDASHAAALVKNGCICVAEGANMPSTPDAVKIFQENNILYGPGKAANAGGVATSGLEMSQNSLKLSWTREEVDNRLLIIMKSIHKACVETAEAYGRKGDYVTGANIAGFTKVARAMLAFGVV from the coding sequence ATGTCCGTTATTTCAGATGTCCTTGCCAAGGTAAAGCAGCTCGACCCCGACCAGCCCGAGTTCCACCAGGCCGTAGCGGAGGTCATGGAGACCCTGGAGCCGACGACAAAGCGCCATCCGGAATTTGTGAAGGCGAACATCTACGAACGCATCGTCGAGCCCGAGCGGACGATGATGTTCCGGGTCCCCTGGGTGGACGACAAGGGAAATGTCAGGGTGAACCGGGGCTTCCGGGTCCAGTTCAACAACGCCATCGGCCCGTTCAAGGGCGGCCTCCGCTTCCATCCCTCGGTCAACCTGGGAATCATCAAGTTCCTCGGTTTCGAGCAGATCTTCAAGAACTCCCTGACGACGCTGCCCATGGGCGGCGGCAAGGGCGGCTCCGACTTCGACCCCAAGGGCAAGTCGGACGGCGAGGTCATGCGATTCTGCCAGGCCTTCATGCGGGAACTCTTCCGTCACGTTGGCGCTGAGACGGACGTCCCCGCCGGCGACATCGGCGTCGGCGGCCGGGAGATCGGCTACCTCTTCGGATACTACAAGAAGATCCGGAACGAGCACACCGGCGTGCTCACCGGCAAGGCCCTGGAGTACGGCGGCAGCCTGGTCCGTCCCGAGGCCACCGGATACGGAACGACGTACTTCGCGGCGGAAATGCTGGCCACTCGCGGCCTGGACTTCAAGGGCAAGACCGTCGCCATCAGCGGCGCCGGGAACGTCGCCCAGTACGCCATCGAGAAGGTCAACCAGCTGGGCGGCAAGGTCATCAGCCTCTGCGACTCCAGCGCCACGATCATCGATGAGGCGGGAATCGACCAGAACAAATGCGATTTCGTCATGGAGCTCAAGAACGTCAAGCGCGGCCGGATCAAGGAATACGCCGACAAGTACAACACCTGCTGTGTCGAGGGGTCCAATGTCTGGGACGTGATCCGGGACCAGGGGATCAAGGTGGACATCGCCCTGCCCTGTGCCACCCAGAACGAGCTGGATGCCTCCCACGCCGCCGCCCTGGTGAAGAATGGATGCATCTGCGTGGCCGAGGGCGCCAACATGCCCTCCACACCGGACGCCGTGAAGATCTTCCAGGAAAACAACATCCTCTACGGGCCCGGCAAGGCCGCCAACGCCGGTGGCGTGGCCACGTCGGGGCTGGAGATGAGCCAGAACAGCCTGAAGCTCTCCTGGACCCGGGAAGAGGTGGACAACCGCCTCCTCATCATCATGAAGAGCATTCACAAGGCCTGCGTGGAGACCGCCGAGGCCTACGGCCGAAAGGGCGATTATGTGACGGGCGCCAACATCGCGGGATTCACCAAAGTAGCCCGGGCCATGCTGGCCTTCGGCGTTGTGTAA